One region of Alosa sapidissima isolate fAloSap1 chromosome 1, fAloSap1.pri, whole genome shotgun sequence genomic DNA includes:
- the LOC121697390 gene encoding endosialin-like, translated as MYGCEAFGKIAPQFYNECFEALTTGFVDGEYKEEDGLLLEEGIRSLQDTQRRQDCTITLTGKRCHKDADQRNDFKVRDSDCNHKVQITMKGEYYNETPDRGDSKEDEEEEVKENSEERDEDEDDEESEDESDEESEEDGWEVWDKSLEMYDEELGEGIVPDAPIKGHASAVPVQGLHQPLYANPAQKEYEDGNSKERKEEEGREVSTYMYNEAAALRFFPDQGPAPAFYPNPASYPSTVQGHVPGLYPSTGQGHVPGLYPSTGQGHVPGLYPPTVQGHVPGLYPPTVQGHAPGLYPPTVQGHVPGLYPPTVQDRISALYPPTVQDCISALYPPTVKGHVPASYPNPAQDHAPTLPPEEIN; from the exons ATGTACGGGTGTGAGGCGTTTGGAAAAATAGCTCCACAGTTTTACAACGAATG CTTTGAAGCTTTGACAACTGGATTCGTTGATGGAGAATATAAGGAGGAGGATGGTTTGTTACTGGAGGAGGGAATTCGCTCACTGCAGGATACACAAAGACGCCAAGACTGCACCATCACTCTTACAGG GAAGCGATGCCATAAAGACGCTGACCAGCGCAATGATTTTAAGGTCAGGGACAGCGATTGCAACCACAAGGTGCAGATTACAATGAAGGGAGAATACTATAATGAGACACCAGACCGAGGTGACTCCaaagaagatgaggaagaggaggtgaaaGAAAATagtgaagagagggatgaggatgaagatgatgaagaaAGTGAGGATGAGAGTGATGAAGAAAGTGAAGAGGATGGTTGGGAGGTTTGGGACAAGAGTTTGGAGATGTATGATGAAGAGCTGGGAGAAGGCATTGTCCCAGATGCTCCAATCAAGGGCCATGCTTCAGCCGTTCCAGTCCAGGGTCTTCATCAACCATTGTATGCCAATCCTGCCCAAAAAGAGTATGAAGATGGCAACagtaaagaaagaaaagaggaagagggtAGAGAGGTGAGCACATACATGTACAATGAAGCAGCAGCCTTGCGTTTTTTTCCAGATCAGGGTCCGGCTCCAGCTTTCTATCCCAATCCAGCATCATATCCTTCTACAGTTCAAGGTCATGTTCCAGGCTTGTATCCTTCTACAGGTCAAGGTCATGTACCAGGCTTGTATCCTTCTACAGGTCAAGGTCATGTTCCAGGCTTATATCCTCCTACAGTTCAAGGTCATGTTCCAGGCTTGTATCCTCCTACAGTTCAAGGTCATGCTCCAGGCTTGTATCCTCCTACAGTTCAAGGTCATGTTCCAGGCTTGTATCCTCCTACAGTTCAAGATCGTATTTCAGCCTTGTATCCTCCTACAGTTCAAGATTGTATTTCAGCCTTGTATCCTCCTACAGTTAAAGGTCATGTCCCAGCTTCATATCCCAATCCAGCCCAGGATCATGCTCCAACATTGCCTCCTGAAGAGATTAActaa